The Micromonospora sp. M71_S20 genome has a window encoding:
- a CDS encoding VOC family protein, whose protein sequence is MSTVPPGTPCWADLATPGLAEARRFYPELFGWTGRIDPQPEAGGYTVFLLGGRTVAGAGPPAVPDQVPIWSTYLATDDADLVAGRVERAGGQVVVPPFEVFDQGRMAVFADPAGATFSVWQPMSMPGAEVFDVPGALTWTELVTPDPEGAKVFYELVFGWHPDDQRAGPVTYTGWRLGTRIVAGMVPPLGDGFPADTPAYWSVYFAVADADAAAARAAELGGTILVPPQTTPAGRYAALRDPHGALFNILTRP, encoded by the coding sequence CGCGCCGGTTCTATCCCGAGCTGTTCGGTTGGACCGGTCGGATCGACCCGCAGCCCGAGGCGGGCGGCTACACGGTCTTCCTGCTCGGCGGGCGGACGGTGGCGGGCGCGGGTCCGCCGGCCGTCCCCGACCAGGTGCCGATCTGGTCGACGTACCTGGCGACCGACGACGCGGACCTGGTCGCCGGCCGGGTCGAGCGGGCCGGCGGGCAGGTCGTGGTGCCCCCGTTCGAGGTCTTCGACCAGGGGCGGATGGCGGTCTTCGCCGACCCGGCCGGTGCGACGTTCAGCGTCTGGCAGCCGATGTCGATGCCCGGGGCCGAGGTCTTCGACGTCCCGGGTGCGCTGACCTGGACCGAGCTGGTCACCCCCGACCCGGAGGGCGCGAAGGTCTTCTACGAGCTGGTCTTCGGCTGGCACCCGGACGACCAGCGGGCGGGCCCGGTCACGTACACCGGCTGGCGGCTCGGCACCCGGATCGTGGCCGGCATGGTGCCACCGCTCGGCGACGGGTTCCCCGCGGACACGCCCGCGTACTGGTCGGTGTACTTCGCCGTGGCCGACGCCGACGCGGCCGCCGCCCGCGCCGCCGAACTCGGCGGCACCATCCTGGTCCCGCCCCAGACCACCCCGGCGGGCCGCTACGCCGCCCTCCGCGACCCCCACGGCGCCCTCTTCAACATCCTCACCCGCCCCTGA
- a CDS encoding ABC transporter ATP-binding protein, producing the protein MRTPDAATVPAVEVRDLHVRLDGTPILAGVDLTVAPGEWVTVIGPNGAGKSTLLRAVGGLLPAPGAVSLFGTPSEALRRRDRARVVATVAQSPVVPAGMSVFDYVLLGRTPYIAPLGRESAADLAAAHEVLDGLDLAGFHDRELATLSGGERQRVFLARALAQGATLLLLDEPISALDIGHQQEVLELVDRLRREHGLTVLATMHDLSIAGEYADRMVLLADGRVVAAGTPREVLTEQLLATWYRATVRVIDGDHGPLVVPVRPHH; encoded by the coding sequence GTGCGGACCCCCGACGCGGCCACCGTGCCCGCCGTCGAGGTGCGCGACCTGCACGTGCGCCTGGACGGCACGCCGATCCTGGCCGGCGTCGACCTGACCGTGGCCCCCGGCGAGTGGGTCACCGTGATCGGCCCGAACGGCGCCGGGAAGTCGACCCTGCTGCGCGCCGTCGGCGGCCTGCTGCCCGCGCCGGGCGCCGTCTCCCTCTTCGGTACGCCGAGCGAGGCGCTGCGCCGCCGCGACCGCGCCCGGGTGGTCGCCACCGTGGCCCAGTCCCCGGTCGTGCCGGCCGGCATGTCGGTGTTCGACTACGTGCTGCTGGGCCGCACCCCCTACATCGCGCCGCTGGGCCGGGAGTCCGCCGCCGACCTGGCCGCCGCCCACGAGGTGCTCGACGGGCTGGACCTGGCCGGGTTCCACGACCGGGAGCTGGCCACCCTCTCCGGCGGCGAGCGGCAGCGGGTCTTCCTGGCCCGCGCGCTGGCCCAGGGCGCGACCCTGCTGCTGCTGGACGAGCCCATCAGCGCCCTGGACATCGGCCACCAGCAGGAGGTGCTGGAGCTGGTCGACCGGCTACGCCGCGAGCACGGCCTGACGGTGCTCGCCACCATGCACGACCTCTCGATCGCCGGCGAGTACGCCGACCGCATGGTGCTGCTGGCCGACGGCCGGGTGGTGGCCGCCGGCACCCCCCGCGAGGTGCTCACCGAGCAACTCCTCGCCACCTGGTACCGCGCCACGGTCCGCGTCATCGACGGCGACCACGGCCCCCTGGTGGTCCCGGTCCGCCCCCACCACTGA
- a CDS encoding iron ABC transporter permease, whose translation MKAPSARRAGTLPASRPAGLRPRWLVAGVAAVLVALVAGVSLGPVSLPPGSVAAELLNLIPGVRLDSGLTEREIAIVTELRLPRVVLGLLVGGLLALAGGCYQGVFRNPLADPYLLGVAAGAGLAVTAVITLGAGAGGALTGLPLTIPLAAFVGSIGAVAMTYLLGASGGRGRSTATLILAGVAVSAFLSAGQTYLLQRNSDSIQQVYSWLLGRLATAGWHDVRLVLPYFLLTALVVLLHRRELDVLSVGDDEAASLGLHPQRSRYLLIAAASLGTAAAVSASGLIGFVGIIVPHTVRLLAGSSYRVILPLSLLFGGAFLALTDVVARTAAAPSEIPIGVVTALLGGPFFVLVLRTSRRVLG comes from the coding sequence GTGAAGGCGCCGTCCGCCCGGCGGGCCGGGACGCTCCCCGCGTCCCGGCCCGCCGGGCTGCGGCCCCGCTGGCTCGTCGCCGGCGTCGCCGCGGTCCTCGTCGCGCTGGTGGCCGGGGTGTCCCTCGGCCCGGTCAGCCTGCCGCCGGGCAGCGTCGCGGCCGAGCTGCTCAACCTCATTCCCGGGGTACGCCTCGACAGCGGGCTGACCGAGCGGGAGATCGCCATCGTCACCGAGCTGCGGCTGCCCCGGGTGGTGCTCGGGCTGCTGGTCGGCGGGCTGCTGGCCCTGGCCGGCGGCTGCTACCAGGGCGTGTTCCGCAACCCGCTGGCCGACCCGTACCTGCTCGGGGTGGCGGCCGGGGCCGGGCTCGCGGTCACGGCCGTGATCACCCTCGGCGCCGGGGCGGGTGGCGCGCTGACCGGGCTGCCGCTCACCATCCCGCTGGCCGCGTTCGTCGGCTCGATCGGCGCGGTGGCGATGACCTACCTGCTGGGCGCCTCCGGCGGGCGCGGCCGCTCCACGGCCACGCTGATCCTCGCCGGGGTGGCCGTCTCCGCGTTCCTCTCGGCCGGGCAGACCTACCTGCTGCAACGCAACTCCGACAGCATCCAGCAGGTCTACTCCTGGCTGCTCGGGCGGCTCGCCACCGCCGGCTGGCACGACGTGCGGCTGGTGCTCCCGTACTTCCTGCTCACCGCCCTGGTGGTGCTGCTGCACCGGCGGGAGCTCGACGTGCTCTCCGTCGGCGACGACGAGGCCGCGAGCCTCGGGCTGCACCCGCAGCGGTCCCGCTACCTGCTCATCGCCGCCGCCTCGCTCGGCACCGCCGCCGCCGTCTCCGCGTCCGGCCTCATCGGCTTCGTCGGGATCATCGTGCCGCACACCGTCCGGCTGCTCGCCGGGTCGAGCTACCGGGTGATCCTGCCGCTGTCGCTGCTCTTCGGCGGCGCCTTCCTGGCCCTGACCGACGTGGTGGCCCGTACCGCCGCCGCCCCGTCGGAGATCCCGATCGGCGTGGTCACCGCGCTGCTCGGCGGCCCGTTCTTCGTCCTGGTGCTGCGTACCTCCCGCCGGGTGCTCGGGTGA
- a CDS encoding ABC transporter substrate-binding protein → MLRRTPRLFAATLAVAALALGACAEKSSDDTPAAGASSAGAAFPATVGSVTLEKRPEKIVSLSPTATEMLFAIGAGKQVTAVDDQSNFPADAPKSDLSGYQPNAEAIAGKSPDLVVLANDTNKIVEQLTALKIPVLLNPAATTLEDTYRQITDLGTLTGHAGEAADVTKRMKDDIAKLVADLPKRAEKLTYFHELGPELYTATSKTFIGSLYTMVGLENIADASDADGKQGGYPQLSQEVIVKADPDFVFLADTKCCKQSAETVKARGGWAGVTAVKNNQIVALDDDVASRWGPRVVELLRVIVDATAKVPA, encoded by the coding sequence GTGCTCAGACGTACCCCCCGGCTCTTCGCCGCGACCCTCGCGGTGGCCGCGCTCGCCCTCGGCGCCTGCGCCGAGAAGAGCTCCGACGACACCCCCGCCGCCGGCGCCAGCTCGGCCGGCGCCGCCTTCCCGGCCACCGTCGGCTCGGTGACCCTGGAGAAGCGGCCCGAGAAGATCGTCTCGCTCAGCCCGACGGCCACCGAGATGCTCTTCGCCATCGGCGCCGGCAAGCAGGTGACCGCCGTCGACGACCAGTCGAACTTCCCGGCCGACGCCCCGAAGAGCGACCTCTCCGGCTACCAGCCGAACGCCGAGGCGATCGCCGGCAAGAGCCCCGACCTGGTGGTGCTCGCCAACGACACCAACAAGATCGTCGAGCAGCTCACCGCGCTGAAGATCCCCGTCCTGCTGAACCCGGCGGCGACCACGCTGGAGGACACCTACCGGCAGATCACGGACCTGGGTACCCTCACCGGCCACGCGGGCGAGGCGGCCGACGTGACCAAGCGGATGAAGGACGACATCGCCAAGCTGGTCGCCGACCTGCCGAAGCGCGCCGAGAAGCTGACCTACTTCCACGAGCTGGGCCCGGAGCTCTACACGGCCACCAGCAAGACCTTCATCGGCTCGCTCTACACGATGGTGGGTCTGGAGAACATCGCCGACGCGTCCGACGCCGACGGCAAGCAGGGCGGCTACCCGCAGCTCTCGCAGGAGGTCATCGTCAAGGCCGACCCGGACTTCGTCTTCCTCGCCGACACCAAGTGCTGCAAGCAGAGCGCGGAGACGGTCAAGGCGCGCGGCGGCTGGGCCGGCGTCACCGCCGTCAAGAACAACCAGATCGTCGCCCTCGACGACGACGTCGCCTCCCGCTGGGGACCCCGCGTGGTGGAGCTGCTGCGTGTGATCGTCGACGCGACCGCCAAGGTCCCGGCGTGA
- a CDS encoding M14 family zinc carboxypeptidase: MAFRNTTLRRRLAVAVAAGFALLTVAAAPATARPAPDRADSAASSYRVLGPRTVDDRTAVAGTGAAIDFVEHGVLNVSATPAEAAAITRLGFRLEAVPAPSADDHGHSHAEGDVGTAAFPPADSNYHDYAELTAVVNKVVADHPSIARKISIGSSYEGRDLMAVKISDNVASDENEPEILFNSQQHAREHLTVEMAIYLLNLFTDSYGSDSRVTSIVNSREIWIVPTVNPDGSEYDIATGSYRSWRKNRQPNSGSSYVGTDLNRNWSYQWGCCGGSSGSTSSDTYRGPSAFSAPETQALRNFVNSRVVGGTQQIKANIDFHTYSELVLWPFGYTYNNTAPGMSADQYNTFATLGQQMANTNGYTPQQSSDLYITDGDSIDWMWGQHGIWAYTFEMYPGSAGGGGFYPPDEVIPAQTSRNREAVLLLSEYADCPYRAIGKQAQYCGGGGGTTVWSDTFETATGWTVNPNGTDTATLGVWERGAAQATNSSGAKQLAPYAGANDLVTGPLAGTAAGDHDLDGGVTSARSPAVTLPSSGTLTLSLAWYLAHGSNASSADYLRVSVVHNGGTTALFTQSGAATNRNGAWAVANANLTPYAGQSVRILVEAADASGASLVEAAVDNVTITSS, translated from the coding sequence ATGGCCTTCCGCAACACCACCCTCCGCCGTCGCCTGGCGGTCGCCGTAGCAGCCGGGTTCGCCCTGCTCACGGTCGCCGCCGCGCCGGCCACAGCCCGGCCGGCCCCGGACCGGGCCGACTCCGCGGCGTCGTCCTACCGGGTGCTCGGCCCGCGTACGGTCGACGACCGCACCGCCGTCGCCGGCACCGGCGCCGCCATCGACTTCGTCGAGCACGGCGTGCTGAACGTCTCGGCCACCCCGGCCGAGGCGGCGGCCATCACCCGGCTCGGCTTCCGGCTGGAGGCGGTCCCCGCCCCCTCGGCGGACGACCACGGCCACAGCCACGCTGAGGGGGACGTCGGCACGGCCGCCTTCCCGCCCGCCGACTCCAACTACCACGACTACGCGGAGCTGACCGCCGTGGTGAACAAGGTGGTCGCGGACCACCCCTCGATCGCCCGGAAGATCAGCATCGGCTCCTCGTACGAGGGTCGGGACCTGATGGCGGTGAAGATCTCCGACAACGTCGCCAGCGACGAGAACGAGCCGGAGATCCTGTTCAACTCCCAGCAGCACGCCCGCGAGCACCTGACCGTCGAGATGGCGATCTACCTGCTCAACCTCTTCACCGACAGCTACGGCAGCGACTCCCGGGTCACCAGCATCGTGAACAGCCGGGAGATCTGGATCGTGCCGACCGTCAACCCGGACGGCAGCGAGTACGACATCGCCACCGGCTCCTACCGGTCCTGGCGCAAGAACCGGCAGCCGAACAGCGGCTCGTCGTACGTCGGCACCGACCTGAACCGCAACTGGTCCTACCAGTGGGGCTGCTGCGGCGGCTCGTCCGGCTCGACCTCGTCGGACACCTACCGGGGCCCGTCGGCGTTCTCCGCGCCGGAGACCCAGGCGCTGCGGAACTTCGTCAACAGCCGGGTCGTCGGCGGCACGCAGCAGATCAAGGCGAACATCGACTTCCACACCTACTCGGAGCTGGTGCTGTGGCCCTTCGGCTACACGTACAACAACACCGCGCCGGGGATGAGCGCCGACCAGTACAACACCTTCGCCACCCTGGGCCAGCAGATGGCGAACACCAATGGCTACACCCCGCAGCAGTCGAGCGACCTCTACATCACCGACGGGGACAGCATCGACTGGATGTGGGGCCAGCACGGCATCTGGGCGTACACCTTCGAGATGTACCCCGGCTCGGCCGGCGGTGGCGGCTTCTACCCGCCCGACGAGGTGATCCCCGCCCAGACCTCGCGGAACCGGGAGGCGGTCCTGCTGCTCAGCGAGTACGCCGACTGCCCGTACCGGGCGATCGGCAAGCAGGCGCAGTACTGCGGCGGTGGCGGCGGCACCACGGTCTGGTCGGACACCTTCGAGACGGCCACCGGCTGGACCGTCAACCCGAACGGCACCGACACCGCGACCCTCGGGGTGTGGGAGCGGGGCGCCGCCCAGGCGACCAACTCCAGCGGGGCGAAGCAGCTCGCCCCGTACGCCGGCGCCAACGACCTCGTCACCGGCCCGCTGGCCGGCACGGCGGCCGGTGACCACGACCTCGACGGCGGCGTGACCAGCGCCCGGTCGCCGGCGGTGACCCTGCCGTCGAGCGGCACGCTGACCCTTTCCCTCGCCTGGTACCTGGCCCACGGCTCGAACGCCTCGTCGGCCGACTACCTGCGGGTGAGCGTGGTGCACAACGGCGGCACCACGGCCCTGTTCACCCAGTCCGGGGCGGCCACCAACCGCAACGGCGCCTGGGCGGTGGCGAACGCCAACCTGACCCCGTACGCCGGTCAGTCGGTGCGGATCCTCGTCGAGGCGGCGGACGCCTCGGGCGCGAGCCTGGTCGAGGCGGCTGTGGACAACGTCACCATCACCAGTTCCTGA
- a CDS encoding C39 family peptidase — translation MARTRLRTAALAAATALTLLGTAAPAVAAAPVAAPSTNRPVVHDEQITFQDWSRYPDWRRGTHAGTRAVPGLRPGVTLARPLGTTDYTDPHTGVTRSWEYATWTSPVTRIGFDATELIASWNASTPAGTWIQVEMQGTYNTGVQTKWYVMGRWASGDADIKRTSVNRQGDPWSTIWTDTFSIDDASVGVLLREYQLRLTLYKAPGQRAAPVVHTVGAMSSNVPDRFTVEPSAGGIAWGKELAVPRYSQNIHAGHYPEYDGGGQAWCSPTSTTMVIEYWGRKASEEDTSWVDPTYPDPTVNHAARMVYDYQYDGAGNWPFNTAYAASFPGLEARVTRLHSLDEVERFIAAGIPVVTSQSFLASELDGAGYGTSGHLFVVVGFTADGDVIVNDPASSSNEAVRNVYPREQFEQIWLRTKRTNASGGVSGGSGGVVYLIKPTLKPWPKVAGSTNW, via the coding sequence ATGGCCAGAACACGCCTGCGTACGGCCGCCCTCGCGGCCGCCACCGCACTCACCCTTCTCGGCACCGCGGCACCCGCCGTCGCCGCCGCACCCGTCGCGGCCCCGTCGACCAACCGACCGGTGGTCCACGACGAACAGATCACCTTCCAGGACTGGTCCCGCTACCCCGACTGGCGTCGCGGCACCCACGCCGGCACCCGGGCCGTTCCCGGCCTCCGGCCGGGTGTGACGCTGGCCCGACCGCTCGGCACCACCGACTACACCGACCCGCACACCGGCGTGACCAGGAGCTGGGAGTACGCGACCTGGACCTCCCCGGTCACCCGGATCGGCTTCGACGCCACCGAGCTGATCGCCTCGTGGAACGCGAGCACCCCGGCCGGCACCTGGATCCAGGTGGAGATGCAGGGCACGTACAACACCGGCGTGCAGACCAAGTGGTACGTGATGGGGCGGTGGGCCTCCGGCGACGCCGACATCAAGCGCACCAGCGTCAACCGGCAGGGCGACCCCTGGTCGACCATCTGGACCGACACCTTCAGCATCGACGACGCCTCCGTCGGCGTGCTGCTGCGGGAGTACCAGCTGCGGCTCACCCTCTACAAGGCCCCCGGCCAGCGCGCCGCGCCGGTCGTGCACACGGTGGGCGCGATGAGCTCGAACGTGCCCGACCGGTTCACCGTCGAGCCGAGCGCCGGCGGCATCGCCTGGGGCAAGGAACTCGCCGTGCCCCGCTACTCGCAGAACATCCACGCCGGCCACTACCCCGAGTACGACGGCGGCGGTCAGGCCTGGTGCTCCCCCACCTCCACCACGATGGTGATCGAGTACTGGGGCCGCAAGGCGTCCGAGGAGGACACCTCCTGGGTCGACCCGACCTACCCGGACCCGACGGTCAACCACGCCGCCCGGATGGTCTACGACTACCAGTACGACGGCGCCGGCAACTGGCCCTTCAACACCGCGTACGCGGCCAGCTTCCCCGGCCTGGAGGCGCGGGTCACCCGGCTGCACTCGCTGGACGAGGTGGAGCGCTTCATCGCCGCCGGGATCCCGGTCGTGACCAGCCAGTCCTTCCTCGCCAGCGAGCTGGACGGAGCGGGCTACGGCACCTCCGGCCACCTGTTCGTGGTGGTCGGCTTCACCGCCGACGGCGACGTCATCGTCAACGACCCGGCCTCGTCCAGCAACGAGGCGGTGCGCAACGTCTACCCGCGTGAGCAGTTCGAGCAGATCTGGCTGCGCACCAAGCG